From the Thermovirga lienii DSM 17291 genome, one window contains:
- a CDS encoding ABC transporter related protein (PFAM: ABC transporter; Branched-chain amino acid ATP-binding cassette transporter~COGs: COG0411 ABC-type branched-chain amino acid transport systems ATPase component~InterPro IPR003439: IPR003593~KEGG: tai:Taci_0684 ABC transporter related protein~PFAM: ABC transporter related~SMART: AAA ATPase~SPTR: ABC transporter related protein) encodes MSSYILELENVNKFFGGVHAVNDMTFSLKKGELAGLIGPNGAGKTTIFNLITGVYDCDSGHITFKGEDITGLKTYEVIRKGIARTFQNLRLFPRSTALENVMTACQQHHNYSFLEAVTHLGRWKATEREIKMESLELLEKVGLADRAYQAAGTLPYGHQRRLEIARALALKPELLLLDEPAAGMNPEEVQELNLLIKDIHKTFDLTILVIEHHMELVMEICPHVICINFGAKIADGTPTEVQNHPEVLRAYLGEEVE; translated from the coding sequence ATGTCGTCTTACATCCTGGAACTTGAAAACGTCAACAAATTCTTTGGTGGAGTCCATGCCGTCAACGACATGACTTTCTCCCTCAAGAAGGGCGAGTTGGCCGGCCTCATAGGACCTAACGGCGCAGGAAAAACTACAATCTTCAACCTCATAACCGGCGTGTACGACTGCGACAGCGGACACATTACATTTAAGGGAGAGGACATAACTGGCCTCAAAACTTACGAAGTGATACGAAAAGGCATAGCCAGAACGTTCCAGAACCTTAGGTTATTCCCTCGCTCCACTGCCCTGGAAAACGTAATGACTGCTTGCCAGCAACACCACAACTACAGCTTCTTGGAGGCTGTAACTCACCTAGGCAGATGGAAGGCCACTGAGCGGGAAATCAAGATGGAAAGCCTGGAACTCCTGGAAAAGGTGGGTTTGGCCGATAGGGCATATCAAGCCGCCGGCACTCTGCCCTATGGACACCAGAGAAGGCTCGAAATAGCCAGGGCCCTGGCCCTCAAGCCTGAGCTTTTACTCCTTGACGAACCTGCTGCAGGGATGAACCCTGAAGAAGTTCAGGAATTGAACCTGCTCATAAAGGATATACACAAAACCTTCGACCTGACCATACTGGTCATAGAACACCACATGGAGCTCGTAATGGAAATATGCCCCCATGTAATATGCATAAACTTCGGAGCCAAGATAGCCGACGGGACACCTACTGAAGTCCAAAATCACCCTGAGGTCCTTC
- a CDS encoding amino acid/amide ABC transporter membrane protein 1, HAAT family (PFAM: Branched-chain amino acid transport system / permease component~COGs: COG0559 Branched-chain amino acid ABC-type transport system permease components~InterPro IPR001851~KEGG: aco:Amico_0156 inner-membrane translocator~PFAM: inner-membrane translocator~SPTR: Inner-membrane translocator) has protein sequence MQTLLQQIINGLSLGSVYALIAVGYSLVYSILLFSNFAHGGFLVIGGYICYFILRTAGANIWVAGLAAMLGAGISAILTERIAYKPIRERTNITLYLLIASMGMSIVIENIFVILAGGRFRALPPVIPTKPVNVLGVATTSMFDILSLVTAVVFLGCLQLFLTRTKWGLAIRAAAYDLRVAGLMGVNVNRLVSIVFFVAGVLAAVGGIFLSARYTLYPQLGLITIKAFIAAVIGGLGSLPGAVVGSLILGLAEMLTAGFISSQMRDLVVFLLLIVTLLIRPSGLFGKEVKEKV, from the coding sequence ACTCCATACTTCTTTTCTCAAATTTTGCACATGGGGGCTTTTTGGTCATAGGGGGGTATATCTGCTATTTCATTCTCAGAACAGCAGGGGCAAATATATGGGTGGCTGGACTGGCCGCCATGTTGGGAGCAGGCATATCGGCCATACTGACAGAGAGAATTGCTTACAAACCCATAAGGGAGCGAACTAACATAACCCTGTACCTTCTCATTGCTTCCATGGGCATGAGCATAGTGATTGAGAACATCTTCGTCATCTTGGCGGGAGGTCGGTTCAGAGCGCTGCCACCTGTCATCCCCACCAAACCAGTGAACGTGCTAGGGGTTGCAACGACAAGTATGTTCGACATACTGTCCCTCGTTACGGCAGTGGTGTTCTTGGGCTGCCTACAGCTTTTCCTCACGAGGACGAAATGGGGGCTTGCCATAAGAGCCGCGGCCTACGACCTCCGAGTGGCAGGGCTCATGGGAGTAAACGTCAACAGACTAGTATCCATAGTCTTCTTCGTAGCAGGAGTTTTAGCAGCCGTGGGAGGCATATTCTTATCTGCAAGGTACACTTTGTATCCTCAACTTGGTTTGATAACCATAAAAGCCTTTATAGCAGCGGTAATCGGCGGCCTAGGTTCCCTTCCCGGAGCTGTGGTGGGAAGCCTTATATTGGGCCTTGCGGAAATGCTCACAGCAGGGTTCATCTCCAGCCAGATGAGGGACCTTGTGGTTTTCTTGCTTTTGATAGTAACTTTGCTGATCAGGCCCAGCGGGCTCTTTGGCAAAGAAGTAAAAGAGAAGGTATAG
- a CDS encoding amino acid/amide ABC transporter membrane protein 2, HAAT family (PFAM: Branched-chain amino acid transport system / permease component~COGs: COG4177 ABC-type branched-chain amino acid transport system permease component~InterPro IPR001851~KEGG: aco:Amico_0157 inner-membrane translocator~PFAM: inner-membrane translocator~SPTR: Inner-membrane translocator), with the protein MFGGYIDGIIILLCINSIAAMGVSLLTGFTGIFTLGHAGYMALGAYISSLLIIKAGFHWLAAVLLGGAGAMLIAWLVGIPTLKLMGDYYAIASIGLGEAIRLVLENWQSLTRGSRGIPGIPIYTSLPVAIIFFVVMATAMFFLLNGKYGRAFKASRDDYIAASLLGFNTAHYRVLSLAISAFYCGISGALLAGFLSFIQPIMFDMLKSTELTAVVVFGGLGSLSGTLIGTTIITLVTELFRPISQYRMLIYGAVIVLIMIFRPEGIMGQHELHPRLILNLFRKEKSQSAEGGKM; encoded by the coding sequence GTGTTTGGTGGCTACATTGACGGTATAATAATCTTGCTCTGCATAAACTCCATCGCGGCTATGGGAGTCTCCCTTCTAACAGGATTCACCGGCATATTCACTCTGGGCCATGCCGGTTATATGGCTTTGGGAGCGTATATTTCTTCCCTATTGATAATAAAGGCAGGATTTCATTGGCTGGCAGCCGTATTGCTGGGAGGAGCCGGCGCAATGCTGATAGCTTGGCTGGTGGGTATCCCCACCCTTAAGCTTATGGGAGACTACTACGCCATTGCATCTATAGGCCTAGGAGAGGCCATTAGGCTCGTACTCGAAAACTGGCAATCCCTCACAAGGGGCTCTAGAGGTATACCTGGCATTCCCATATACACATCCTTGCCAGTGGCAATAATATTCTTTGTGGTTATGGCAACGGCCATGTTCTTCCTACTGAACGGGAAATATGGTAGGGCTTTCAAAGCAAGCAGAGATGACTACATAGCTGCATCGCTTCTTGGATTCAACACCGCACACTACAGGGTCTTAAGCCTTGCTATCTCGGCTTTTTACTGCGGAATAAGCGGTGCCTTGCTTGCAGGTTTTTTGTCGTTCATTCAACCTATCATGTTCGATATGCTCAAGTCCACAGAGCTCACTGCAGTTGTAGTTTTTGGAGGATTGGGTTCATTGAGCGGAACGCTCATAGGCACCACCATAATCACCCTGGTTACGGAGCTTTTCAGGCCCATATCCCAATATAGGATGCTCATCTACGGTGCCGTTATAGTGTTGATAATGATTTTCCGCCCCGAAGGCATAATGGGTCAGCACGAACTGCATCCCAGACTCATATTGAACCTCTTCAGAAAGGAAAAATCACAATCTGCCGAAGGGGGGAAAATGTAA